The Sulfurospirillum deleyianum DSM 6946 nucleotide sequence TTGTATCAGACTTGGAAATAAACTTGATGAAAAATTCATCAATTTTTTCAAGCTCTACTTCTTTAATGGTTTCAAACCCAGGGATCGGTGCTTTAACAGAGAACGTCATGCGTAATTCCTTTAAAAAATAACGATTTTTTACATTGTAGCATTTTGTCAATTAAATGTGTTAAGTTAGGTTTCTAAAAAAATCTCTTACATGTAAAAAAATCTCTTTTATTTTAAGATAACAAAAAAGAAGATACAATAGAATTTTTAACAGAAAGGATAGTGTGTATGAAAATAGCAAATGTTCTTATTGTGGCTTCACTTATGGCATTTATCAGTGGATGTGCTTCTAAAGAGAAGGATGTTTTTAATATGCCAGCAACGTATTGGTATGGCGAGATTACAAAAGAGATTAAAAATCAAGATTTGGAAAAGGCTGATTCGCTTTATACTTCTTTAGCAAGTGAGCATGTTGAATCCCCACTTTTACCAGAAGCGATGCTCATGTTAGCCAATGCACATTCGCAAGATGAGGAGTATTTGTTAGCGAATTTTTATCTGGATGAATACTTAAGACGCTATGGAAATAAAGAGAATGCTGATCATGTGCGTTTTATGAAAATCAAAGCAAATTATGAAGCGTTCCCTAATCCAAATCGTAATCAACAACTTCTCTTAGATACGATTGTTCAAACAAAAGATTTTTTGGTACGTTATCCTGATTCAAAATTTGCTCCTTTAGCACAGACTATTTTAGTACGATTGCAGATGGGTGAGTACTTTTTAGATGAAAATATTCAATCACTTTATGCTCGTATTGACAAGCCTGAGGCAGCAAAATTATATGAAGAAAAACTCAATAACTCTTCTTTAAAAGAGGCAAAAATCATAGAGCCGAATATTCCATGGTATCGCTCATGGTTTGAAAAACAATAAACACGAAATTTATTTACTTCTTTACTATATAATCTAACCAACGCATAGGAGCTTAGCTCTTATGCGCTTACATGTAAAATACAATGAACTTACATTACTAGGGAGACAGAGATGAAACTCAGTGACTATACCGCATTTCCTGCGGACATTCCAATTATCGTAGAAGATAACCTTTTTTTATATCCCTTTATGATTTCTCCTCTTTTTTTGGCGGATGAAGAGAATATTAGAGCTGCCAATGATGCCTTAGAGCACAACTCTTTAGTGATGGTGTGTACCGCAAAAACAGGGAGTGAGCATGGACGTGATTTTAATGCGATTTACACAGCAGGTGTGATTGGTTCCATTATGCGTAAAGTGGATTTGCCTGATGGTCGTGTTAAGATTTTATTTCAAGGGATGCAAAAAGGGAAAATCCTCAAAGAGCTCTCCACCTCTCCGCTTAGAGGAACGGTAGATATTATCCAAACGGAGCGTTCTGAAGCGATTAAGGTAGAGGCAACGCTTTCTGTACTGCGTGAAAAAGTAGCGCTTTTAGGCTCTTTAGGAGGACAGTTTCCACCTGATTTGATTAAAACCATTGAAGATAACAGTGATGTTCAACGCATTACCGATTTGGTGGCAAGCAGTATGCGACTTAAGAAAGAACAGGCATTTCAGCTGTTTGTAGAGACAGATGATGAGGCACGTCTACTTAAGCTGATTGATTATGTGATTGAAGAGATTGAATCGAGTCGTTTAAAAAAAGAGATTAAGACAAAAGTACATTCTCAGATTGAAAAAGTCAATAAAGAGTATTTCCTCAAAGAACAACTTAAACAGATTCAAAAAGAGCTAGGAACCGATAATCAACGTGAAGAAGAGATAGAAGAGTACCGTAAAAAACTAGAAGCAAAAAAAGAGCATATGGAAGAGGATGCCTATAAAGAGATTAAGAAGCAGATTGAGAAGCTCTCTCGTATGCATCCAGACTCTGCGGATGCCAATCTCATTCAGAGCTATCTTGACTGGGTGATTGAGCTTCCCTTTGGCAAACTCTCTAAAAAAAGTTTAGATGTTTTAGAGGTGAAATCACAGCTTGATAAAGACCATTATTCGCTTGAAAAACCTAAAGAACGTATTGAAGAGTATTTTGCGGTGCGTGAGCTTTTAGATAAGCGAGGCATTGGAGAAAAAGCTGCCAATGGGGCAATTTTATGTTTTGCAGGCCCTCCAGGTGTGGGTAAAACTTCTTTGGCAAATTCTATTGCAAAAGCATTAAAACGCAAATTGGTGCGTATTGCACTGGGTGGATTAGAAGATGTGAATGAACTTAGAGGGCATAGACGCACTTACATTGGCGCAATGCCAGGGCGCATTGTTCAGGGAATTATTGAAGCAGGAGAGATGAATCCTGTCGTGGTGCTCGATGAAATCGATAAAGTCGCTCGTAGTTTTAGAGGTGACCCAACGGCGGTGCTTTTAGAAGTGTTAGATCCTGAGCAAAACAATAAATTTAGAGATTATTATTTGAACTTTAACATCGATTTGAGTAAGGTTATTTTTATTGCTACGGCAAATGAAGTTGGCTCAATACCTGCTCCCCTTCGAGATAGAATGGAGTTTATTTTTGTAAATTCATACACACCACAAGAGAAGTATGAAATAGCAAAAAAATATTTAATTCCTCAAGAGTTGAAAAAGCATGGTTTGAAAAACAGTGAAGTTGCGATTTCAAAACCGACATTGCAGTTGATTATTTCTAACTATACACGAGAATCAGGTGTAAGAAATTTACGTCGTAGGATTGCTGATATTTTACGAAAAGTAGCCAAACAGTTATTAATCAATCCTACTCTTGAGAAAGTAAACATTAGCAATGCTAATTTAAAAGAGTATTTGCCAAAGACTGTTTTTGAGATTGATGAAGTTGATAAAGAGAACAGCGTGGGTATTGTTAATGGTCTTGCGTGGACGAGTGTTGGAGGCGATGTTTTAAAGGTAGAAGCGATTCGTATTCAAGGTAAGGGTGGTATTCAGATTACAGGCTCACTGGGTGATGTGATGAAAGAGTCTGCCAAAATTGCTTTGAGTGTGGTTAAGGTACTTATTGATAATAAAAAGATTGATGTGCCACTTTCTATTGTTCCAACATCAGGTTTGGATAAAGAGGAGTGTTCTAAACCAATAGAAGCAAGTGATGTGTACAGACGCTATGATTTACATATTCACGTTCCAGAAGGCGCTACGCCTAAAGATGGACCTAGTGCTGGTATTACCATGGCAACGGCGATTGCATCGATTCTTTGCGATAAAAAAGTCAAAAGTGATGTGGCAATGACAGGAGAGCTGACGTTAAGTGGTAAAGTATTGCCTATTGGTGGATTAAAAGAGAAACTCATTGCAGCGTATAAAGCGAAAATCAAAACTGCCTTGATTCCAAAGAAAAATTATGAAAAAGATTTGGATGAGATTCCTGAAGAAGTTAAAGAGAAAATGGCGATTATCCCCGTTTCACGAATTGAAGAAGTTTTAGAATTTGCGTTGGTGAAGTAATAAAGAAGAAGCTAGATGGTGAAACCATCTAGCTTTACATGTAAAGGCTATTGTTGAAGTTGTTCAAAAGGCACTGCCACAACTTTTTGTGTGTCAATGATGTAAGGAATAACCGCAGTCGCACGAGCACGTTTGATTGCTAGTTCTACCATCTCTTGATGTCTTTTGCAGTTACCTGTTAAACGACGTGGCATAATTTTGTAACGCTCAGAAAGTGAGTGTCTCAAAATTTTTGCATCTTTATAATCAATGTATTCTACTTTTGCTTCACAGTATTTGCAGTATTTGCGTGCAAATTTTCTTTTCTCTGCCATTTTTTATCCTTTTATTTACTAAAACGGTATTTCATCATCGTTAATATCGATGTCTGGAATGTCATGACCACTGTACTCAGGAGTCGATTGCTTTGGATATGATGTTGGTTTTTGTTGATTGGGGGTATAGCCTACGGGTGAAGGCATATCACCGTATGTATTTCCCATATCAGAACCACCACTTTCTTGTCCGCCACGTGAATCAATCATCTGAAGAGTTTCTACAGTGATTGAGTGTTTGCTTCGCTTTGCACCGCTTTGGTCTGTCCATTGATCCAGCTTTAAACGACCCTCAACCAATACTTTTTTGCCACGGCTTAAGTATTGGTTCGCAATTTCTGCGGTTCGTCCAAAAAATGTAATATCAACAAAACATACCTCTTCGCCTTGACTTCCATCTGTTTTTTTAAACTTTCGATTGGTTGCAAGACCTGTGGTACAAACAGCGCCACCATTGGGTAAATAGCGAAGTTCACAATCACGTGTAAGGTTCCCAAGCATAATGACTCTGTTGAACATAGTGGCTCCTTAATTAGGCTTCAGTTACAGTATCTTCTACGATCTCTTTAGATTCAACAGCAGCAGGTACATCAACTTTTTTAGTGATTTTTTCAACTTGCTTATTCCAGAATCCAAGTTCTTTTTGATTTTCAAATTTTACAGTCATAAAGCGGATAAACTCTTCAGTAATTCGAATTAAACGCTCAACCTCTGCGATAGCAGCTGTAGGGGCAGTAAAGTAGAACACAACGTATGTACCACGCTCAAATTTATCAATTTGATACGCAAGTTTACGTGTACCCATTTCAAGTGTTGCAGCAATCACTGCACCATTTTTCTCTAAAATTTCTTTTAGATAACTTAGTTTTGCTTGTAGCTCTTCTACGGTTAATGTAGGCTTTACTACAACAAGCAACTCATAATGTCGCATAATCTCTCCTTATGGATTTCACCCAAATAGTTGTCTATATGAGTAAGGATTTTTTAGAATAGAGGCGGATTTTACTATAAATAACTTTGAAGTTTTATTAAGCTAGAAAGAAGAAAGCAGTTTTTATCCAAATGTGACGTTTTTTTAAGATGATACTCTGTGGATGTGAGGAGCGAAAAGAGTGCTTGATACGTGGCTAATTGTATTTTAATCGATTGCTCATAGCGTTGTGTAGCCAACTGGGAAGGCAGAGGATACCCTAAAATGGCTTTGGCATCAAAACTGCCGTGGAGTTTAACATAGGAGTGAAACAAAAAAAGTTGAGAAACATAGGTTTCAATGGCATTAATAATACGAATTTCATCCATGCCATCACCCTCTACTAGACGCTCAAAATCTTCTTTAATATCTTTTTTTTCAAGGAGTTTTGCAATAAAACGATCCATAGAAACAGACCCTAGTCCGTACACTAAAGTATTAATATCATTGATATGTATCTCTTTATTAAGACTTAAGAGTTTCTCACACTCATTGGCGCACAAAGAGAGATCTTCCATATGAATCATATAAAGGTGTTGTAAGGCATAACGGTCAATTAACAGACCTAGCGCATTGGCGTGATTTTGCAAAAGTTGTAATGCTTCGTTAAAATCTGCTTTAAAGAGACGCACAAAAGCCCCTTCATTCTTTTTTTCAAAGAGTTTACTCATCGGCGTTGCTTTTTTATCTTCACCAAAATATTGGTAGATGAAGTAGCTTGAATCATTTTTTGCACAGAGGTCTATAAGCACTTCTAACTCTTTGGTTGGAACTGTTTTATCGCTCTTTAGAATAAAAATATTTCTATCCCCAAAAAGGGAAGATTGAGAGAGAAAATTTTTAGCAGAGGCAAAAGCGTATTCATCAAAATACATCACTGTTTTTTCATCTGGATTGACCTTTAAAAGCCTCAATATCTCTGTTGCTAGAAAATTATTTTGGTAGTGGCACGCTCCGTATAAGAGCGTTGATTTTGGAATTTTGCCTGATTTGAGTGTGGTTTCAAATTCGCGTTTATACATCCAAACTCCTCACAACACGTCCATAAATCCTTGCTGTTGCGATATTGCTTTCGACAATTTTAATTTCAATACGTTGAAGGAGGTGCACTTCATTATCCAATAAAAAAATACGAGCTCCCTTGAGTTCATCATCAAGCTTTGCCACGGGGTTTTGCTCCGTTTCAACCACAATCGCTTTAAAATTATCACCTACATGTAACGCCATATAGCGTGCAAATTTACGATCCATATAATCCCATGCGACTTTGTCACTCTCTCGTTCCAAAGCACTGATCTTTTCACAGAGTGGATCAATCTCTTTGAGTAAAAAAGAGAGTTTTTTTTCATCTCCTGCCATTTTGGCTTTTAAGAGACGATGTAAGGTGAGATCACTGTAACGACGAATAGGAGACGTAAAATGGGTATACATGTCAAATCCTAAGCCAAAATGCCCTTTGTTTTCAGGTTCATAAATAGCTTTTTTTTGACTTTTAATAATCAATTTATCCACTTCTTCTCGAAGATCTAAATCATCTGCTTTTCGTTGAATCTCTTGAATCATTTTGGGAATATCTGCACGTAACTTGACGTGAATTCCAATGAGTGCCAAATCGTTTAACAATGCTTCCATACGTTCAAATGAAGGACTTTCATGGGTTCTAAAAATTCCAAAACCGAGTTTTTTAGCGGCTGCTTTATTCGCAAGCAGCATACAATCTTCAATGAGCCCATGCGAAGGGGTCTCTTCTTCAATAGTCGTTGTAAGAAGATTTTGTGTTTCATCGAGACGCATTCTTACCTCAGAAGAGCGAAACGAAAAGGCATTTTCAAGTCGGATATCTCTTAGTTTTTGTGTTAATGTATGCAAGGGCAAGAGATAGGTTAAAATGCTCTGATCGGTTGCATCTGCTTCATTGGTTTTGCCCTGTAAAAAAAGGTCAATGGTCTCGTAGGTATAGCGTTTTGAAGAGTGAATAATACTTTCAAAAAGTTCTTCTTTTAAAGGTTTACATGTAAAAGGGTCAAGTGTGATTTTAAAGGTGTACGCAAGGCGGTCAACGTTTGGTTTTAAAGAACAGATATTTTCACTAAGGGAGCGAGGGAGCATGGGAATGGATTTGTGGGGAAAATAGATGGAAAAACCTCGTTCAATGGCTTCTTTATCAATATTTCCTAGCGGATAAACGTATTCACTTACATCCGCAATGGCAACATAAAGGATGTGATTTTCTACATCAAAATAGATAGCATCATCAAAATCTTTTGCGTCTACTGGGTCAATGGTACAAAAAGGGAGGTGCGTTAAATCTACACGATGAGGATAGTAACTTTTTTCAACATAATCCCCATGACTTTTTGCTTCCGTTTCTGCTGCAGAGCTAAAAAATTCTTTTTTGTCAAAAAGGGCGAGAGAAATTTTTTCATCCACACTGGGGTCATCTAAGATGCCCAGCACTTCTTCAATGACATTGCTGACATTGTCTATTTTTAGGACACTTCCTAAGGGGAGTTGTTTGAGTGATTTTTGACTTGCAGTAATGTCAAAAAGTGTTTCATTTTTAATATTACATCCAACCACTTTTCCCTTGCTCATTTTCGTATAAACGATACTTTTGGCAAAAGCTCTTTGGGCAATGTAGACAACAATCGCTTTGGCACGGCGGCTTTTTTTATTGGGAATGCGTTTGGCAACGACGAGGTCTCCTCTCATCCCTCCATGCAATCCTGAGGCTTCGATGACAATGTCTTTAGAAGGGGTTAGAAGTAAAGGAGATAAATAACCTGTGCCGCTAAAAGAGACATCCAACTTCCCTGCACAATATCCCTCTTCAAAGAAGTAGTGGTTGTTTTTGAGAACAACAGCTTTGAGTTGAAGAAGGGTTTGAAGATGCGGAAGGAAAGAGGAGGGAACCTCTTCTTTGGCTATTCCCTCATGAAGGGTTAAAAGAAAGGTTTTCACTGCTTAAATTGCTCAATCGTCTCTAAAAAAGAGTCATGGTCTAAGTGATGTTCATCTAAGAGCTGAAGTGCTTTTTTAATAAACTCTTCTGTAAATTGTCCAAAAATATTGATGCTTTGTTTGACAATATTGAGTGCAGCTGCATAAGGGCGGATAGATTCTTCTGCACTTAAAGGATAGTTTGAAAACTGAATCGATTCAACCAGTTCACTCTCTAAATTCCATTGCTCAAAAATTTTAGCGGTAATCTCTTCATTGGAAAAACCAACAAACTCTTTTTCTAAAACGGAGAGTTCATAAGGTGTTTTAATGGCTAAAAGAGCGTGTTTAAACGCTTCATTTTTGTTTTGTTCTATCAATTCATGAGCAATAATAATCTTTCCTACTTCCATCATAAAAGCAGCGGGTTGTAAAACATCGAGCATTGCCTTATTGACTTTGGAATACCACTTGAACATAAAAGTACTTTGGAGGGTGCTAATTTCTAAAAAGTCAGTGTTGCTGATATTGTAGGGGTCTAAATTTATTTTGATGTTTTGTTTGATGGCACTAGAGAGCGCAAATCCCCGTACTGTCGCCATTCCAAAAAGGGAGACAGCATGTGCAATACTTTTGATTTCACGGCTAAATCCATACAAAGGTGAATTGGATGATTTTAAAATATTTGCAGTGAGCATTGGGTCACTTTCTACGACTTTGACTAAATCAGCCAAAGAACTGTTTTTATCGACACAAATGCGCTGAATTTTGACAATCGTATCGTCCAAAGGAGGAAGTGATTTGACTTTTCTTAAAATGTTTTCATCCATGATGTAAATTCCTAATGGTGTGGTAAGTGACAAATTCTATCTCGTGTTGGTTTATAGTTTGCTTTACGCCTTTTACATGTAAAGTTTTTAAGTAACACTTTTGTACAATGGCGGGATTTAATATTTACATGTAAGGATTGACAAATGGCTATAACCGTCTTTTACGACAAAGATTGTGATTTAAGCATTATTCGCTCAAAAAAAGTAGCGATGATTGGTTTTGGTTCTCAAGGACACGCACACGCTGAAAATCTTCGTGATAGTGGTGTTGAAGTTGTTGTAGGTCTTCGAAAAGATGGTAGTTCATGGGCGAAAGCAGAAGCAAAAGGGTTTAAAGTCATGAGCGTTGCTGAGGCAACCAAATATGCGGATGTCATTATGATTTTATTGCCAGATGAAATGCAAGGTGATGTATTTGCCGCTGAAATTAAGCCAAACCTTACTGCAGGAAAAGCGATTGCATTTGGACATGGTTTCAACATTCATTACGGTCAAATTATTACTCCAAAAGGTGTTGATTGTATTATGATTGCACCAAAAGCACCAGGTCATACCGTACGAAGCGAATTCGTAAACGGCGGAGGAATTCCTGATCTTATCGCAGTGGATCAAGATGCAACAGGCAATGCAAAAGCGTTAGCACTCAGTTATGCGTCAGCGATTGGTGGTGGTAGAACGGGTATTATCGAGACAACCTTTAAAGACGAGACTGAAACAGACCTTTTTGGTGAGCAAGCGGTTCTTTGTGGTGGTGCTACGGCGTTGGTTGAAGCGGGTTTCCAAACGTTGGTCGAAGCGGGTTATGAGCCAGAAATGGCATATTTTGAGTGTTTACATGAGTTAAAACTCATCGTTGATTTGATGTACCAAGGTGGTATTGCGGATATGCGTTATTCTATCTCTAACACCGCAGAGTATGGTGATTATGTGAGTGGAAAACGTGTCATTAATGCTGAATCAAAAGCAGCGATGAAAGAGATTTTGGCTGAGATCCAAGATGGTCGTTTTGCGAAAGACTTTATTTTAGAGCGCAAAGCAGGTTATACTCGTATGAACGCAGAGCGTGCTAAAACTGAGAGAAGTTTACTCAATAAAACAGGTGAGAAATTACGTGCGATGATGCCGTGGATCACTTCTAAAAAAATCATCAACAAAGACAAAAATTAATTTTGAAATAAAAGAGGTTACATGGGTATTGTTATCACCGTAACGTCTGGTAAAGGTGGGGTGGGTAAATCCACCACCACTGCAAACCTAGCGGTTGGATTGGCAAATTTAGGAAAAAAAGTTGTAGCCATTGACTTTGATATAGGGCTTCGAAATCTTGATATGATTTTAGGCCTTGAGAATCGTATTGTTTACGATGTGGTCGATGTCATGGAAGGGCGTTGTAACCTTGCACAGGCTTTGATTAATGATAAAAAGTCTAAAAACTTATATTTCTTACCTGCGAGTCAAACCAAAGATAAAGATATACTCAATAAAGAGAAAGTCAAAGCCTTGATTGAGAGTCTTAAAGAGAGTTTTGACATTATTATGTTGGATTCTCCAGCGGGTATTGAAAGCGGTTTTGAACACTCTATCTTCTTGGCGGATCGAGCGCTCATTGTCTCTACGCCTGATGTCAGTTCTGTACGTGATGCGGACAGAGTTATTGGTATTATTGATGCAAAGAGTGAAAAAGCGAAAAATGGCTTGGAAGTTGAAAAACATATTATTATCAATCGTATTAAACCTGAGATGGTTGAAGCAGGAAATATGCTCAGTGTTGAAGATGTCCTGAGTATCCTAGCCTTGCCTCTGATTGGTATTGTCCCTGATGATGAAGATATTATTACGTCAACCAATACAGGAACACCGATTGTGACGAAAGAAAAATCACTCTCTGCTGAGGCATATCGTAATATTGCTCGCCGAATTTTGGGTGAAGAGGTTGAATTTTTAGATATTAAAGCTAAAAAAGGATTCCTTTCAGCGCTTAAAGGAATGTTCAAATGAGTCTTTTTGAAAGTCTGTTTGGGAAGAAAAAGAGCAGCGCTGATGTTGCCAAAAATCGTCTGACCATTATGCTCTCACATGAGAGAGCCAGTTGTAAATTACCCTATTTAGATGATTTACGTAATGATTTGATTAATGTGATTAAAAAGTACACAAAAGTTGAAGATGTCAAAATTACATCACACAATAATCAAAATCTTGAGTTACTTGAAGTAGAAGTTATTTTAGGAAAGTAGTTTTTCGCATTTATGGT carries:
- the rpsR gene encoding 30S ribosomal protein S18, which translates into the protein MAEKRKFARKYCKYCEAKVEYIDYKDAKILRHSLSERYKIMPRRLTGNCKRHQEMVELAIKRARATAVIPYIIDTQKVVAVPFEQLQQ
- a CDS encoding HDOD domain-containing protein codes for the protein MDENILRKVKSLPPLDDTIVKIQRICVDKNSSLADLVKVVESDPMLTANILKSSNSPLYGFSREIKSIAHAVSLFGMATVRGFALSSAIKQNIKINLDPYNISNTDFLEISTLQSTFMFKWYSKVNKAMLDVLQPAAFMMEVGKIIIAHELIEQNKNEAFKHALLAIKTPYELSVLEKEFVGFSNEEITAKIFEQWNLESELVESIQFSNYPLSAEESIRPYAAALNIVKQSINIFGQFTEEFIKKALQLLDEHHLDHDSFLETIEQFKQ
- the holA gene encoding DNA polymerase III subunit delta, with protein sequence MYKREFETTLKSGKIPKSTLLYGACHYQNNFLATEILRLLKVNPDEKTVMYFDEYAFASAKNFLSQSSLFGDRNIFILKSDKTVPTKELEVLIDLCAKNDSSYFIYQYFGEDKKATPMSKLFEKKNEGAFVRLFKADFNEALQLLQNHANALGLLIDRYALQHLYMIHMEDLSLCANECEKLLSLNKEIHINDINTLVYGLGSVSMDRFIAKLLEKKDIKEDFERLVEGDGMDEIRIINAIETYVSQLFLFHSYVKLHGSFDAKAILGYPLPSQLATQRYEQSIKIQLATYQALFSLLTSTEYHLKKTSHLDKNCFLLSSLIKLQSYL
- a CDS encoding single-stranded DNA-binding protein translates to MFNRVIMLGNLTRDCELRYLPNGGAVCTTGLATNRKFKKTDGSQGEEVCFVDITFFGRTAEIANQYLSRGKKVLVEGRLKLDQWTDQSGAKRSKHSITVETLQMIDSRGGQESGGSDMGNTYGDMPSPVGYTPNQQKPTSYPKQSTPEYSGHDIPDIDINDDEIPF
- the minE gene encoding cell division topological specificity factor MinE is translated as MSLFESLFGKKKSSADVAKNRLTIMLSHERASCKLPYLDDLRNDLINVIKKYTKVEDVKITSHNNQNLELLEVEVILGK
- the lon gene encoding endopeptidase La; amino-acid sequence: MKLSDYTAFPADIPIIVEDNLFLYPFMISPLFLADEENIRAANDALEHNSLVMVCTAKTGSEHGRDFNAIYTAGVIGSIMRKVDLPDGRVKILFQGMQKGKILKELSTSPLRGTVDIIQTERSEAIKVEATLSVLREKVALLGSLGGQFPPDLIKTIEDNSDVQRITDLVASSMRLKKEQAFQLFVETDDEARLLKLIDYVIEEIESSRLKKEIKTKVHSQIEKVNKEYFLKEQLKQIQKELGTDNQREEEIEEYRKKLEAKKEHMEEDAYKEIKKQIEKLSRMHPDSADANLIQSYLDWVIELPFGKLSKKSLDVLEVKSQLDKDHYSLEKPKERIEEYFAVRELLDKRGIGEKAANGAILCFAGPPGVGKTSLANSIAKALKRKLVRIALGGLEDVNELRGHRRTYIGAMPGRIVQGIIEAGEMNPVVVLDEIDKVARSFRGDPTAVLLEVLDPEQNNKFRDYYLNFNIDLSKVIFIATANEVGSIPAPLRDRMEFIFVNSYTPQEKYEIAKKYLIPQELKKHGLKNSEVAISKPTLQLIISNYTRESGVRNLRRRIADILRKVAKQLLINPTLEKVNISNANLKEYLPKTVFEIDEVDKENSVGIVNGLAWTSVGGDVLKVEAIRIQGKGGIQITGSLGDVMKESAKIALSVVKVLIDNKKIDVPLSIVPTSGLDKEECSKPIEASDVYRRYDLHIHVPEGATPKDGPSAGITMATAIASILCDKKVKSDVAMTGELTLSGKVLPIGGLKEKLIAAYKAKIKTALIPKKNYEKDLDEIPEEVKEKMAIIPVSRIEEVLEFALVK
- the ilvC gene encoding ketol-acid reductoisomerase; this translates as MAITVFYDKDCDLSIIRSKKVAMIGFGSQGHAHAENLRDSGVEVVVGLRKDGSSWAKAEAKGFKVMSVAEATKYADVIMILLPDEMQGDVFAAEIKPNLTAGKAIAFGHGFNIHYGQIITPKGVDCIMIAPKAPGHTVRSEFVNGGGIPDLIAVDQDATGNAKALALSYASAIGGGRTGIIETTFKDETETDLFGEQAVLCGGATALVEAGFQTLVEAGYEPEMAYFECLHELKLIVDLMYQGGIADMRYSISNTAEYGDYVSGKRVINAESKAAMKEILAEIQDGRFAKDFILERKAGYTRMNAERAKTERSLLNKTGEKLRAMMPWITSKKIINKDKN
- the rpsF gene encoding 30S ribosomal protein S6 is translated as MRHYELLVVVKPTLTVEELQAKLSYLKEILEKNGAVIAATLEMGTRKLAYQIDKFERGTYVVFYFTAPTAAIAEVERLIRITEEFIRFMTVKFENQKELGFWNKQVEKITKKVDVPAAVESKEIVEDTVTEA
- a CDS encoding outer membrane protein assembly factor BamD; translated protein: MKIANVLIVASLMAFISGCASKEKDVFNMPATYWYGEITKEIKNQDLEKADSLYTSLASEHVESPLLPEAMLMLANAHSQDEEYLLANFYLDEYLRRYGNKENADHVRFMKIKANYEAFPNPNRNQQLLLDTIVQTKDFLVRYPDSKFAPLAQTILVRLQMGEYFLDENIQSLYARIDKPEAAKLYEEKLNNSSLKEAKIIEPNIPWYRSWFEKQ
- a CDS encoding RNB domain-containing ribonuclease — protein: MKTFLLTLHEGIAKEEVPSSFLPHLQTLLQLKAVVLKNNHYFFEEGYCAGKLDVSFSGTGYLSPLLLTPSKDIVIEASGLHGGMRGDLVVAKRIPNKKSRRAKAIVVYIAQRAFAKSIVYTKMSKGKVVGCNIKNETLFDITASQKSLKQLPLGSVLKIDNVSNVIEEVLGILDDPSVDEKISLALFDKKEFFSSAAETEAKSHGDYVEKSYYPHRVDLTHLPFCTIDPVDAKDFDDAIYFDVENHILYVAIADVSEYVYPLGNIDKEAIERGFSIYFPHKSIPMLPRSLSENICSLKPNVDRLAYTFKITLDPFTCKPLKEELFESIIHSSKRYTYETIDLFLQGKTNEADATDQSILTYLLPLHTLTQKLRDIRLENAFSFRSSEVRMRLDETQNLLTTTIEEETPSHGLIEDCMLLANKAAAKKLGFGIFRTHESPSFERMEALLNDLALIGIHVKLRADIPKMIQEIQRKADDLDLREEVDKLIIKSQKKAIYEPENKGHFGLGFDMYTHFTSPIRRYSDLTLHRLLKAKMAGDEKKLSFLLKEIDPLCEKISALERESDKVAWDYMDRKFARYMALHVGDNFKAIVVETEQNPVAKLDDELKGARIFLLDNEVHLLQRIEIKIVESNIATARIYGRVVRSLDV
- the minD gene encoding septum site-determining protein MinD, whose amino-acid sequence is MGIVITVTSGKGGVGKSTTTANLAVGLANLGKKVVAIDFDIGLRNLDMILGLENRIVYDVVDVMEGRCNLAQALINDKKSKNLYFLPASQTKDKDILNKEKVKALIESLKESFDIIMLDSPAGIESGFEHSIFLADRALIVSTPDVSSVRDADRVIGIIDAKSEKAKNGLEVEKHIIINRIKPEMVEAGNMLSVEDVLSILALPLIGIVPDDEDIITSTNTGTPIVTKEKSLSAEAYRNIARRILGEEVEFLDIKAKKGFLSALKGMFK